In the genome of Brachypodium distachyon strain Bd21 chromosome 3, Brachypodium_distachyon_v3.0, whole genome shotgun sequence, the window CGGTGGTCATAAGGAGGCCAAACAGGCAACCTTGTCGCTGGGATCCCTGCATATGGGTTATCCCGCCTTCAGCATCGACGATGATGTTGTTTACCTGTCGTGCAAGGCTGCCAGGAGGGGTCTGATGGGGTTAGTGGCTGCTGTTGacgtgaggaagaaggagcTGCGAGGAGTGGCCAAGCTTGACATCAAAAGGAACACCTGCTTCATGCGTAGCTACATTGCCACCGAGATCTCCAAATATCTCAAGACTACAGGTACTTGTGCAGTACTATTCCTTGCCATGATGAGTGCTCTGGTTGTCAATTATGTTTATGACATAGTTTAAAATACCAAATATTCTTAGGTCCTACGAGTCAAGGCAAATAACCATAGTTAGCTAATTAAACCTGAAATTTGTTGAAATGAATTACATTTGGTGCAGCAATTGTTCTTCTGGTGAGCAACAAAACTGTTGTAAGCAGAGCTAGGGTAACGTCTCTAGTTTTGTTTGCTGGTTTATAAAGTGTTTGGAAATGATTGATTGGTCTTCTAGCGAACAAAAAAACTGTTGTGAGTAGAGCTACGGCACATGTTCTGTTTGATGCTTTATAAAATGCATGGTGTTGCCTTTAACAATTAACTGGTAGAGTGTGTGCACTCAGGAAATGGTATTGAACGAGTTGCCAGCTGAATGCAGCACTGTTTGTCTTTGAAATGCCTTTCTATGGCCCAAACTTTCTATTATTTCACTTAAAGGCACCTCCATTCCCATGTCTACAGTTCAACACATACAAAAAATTGCCACCTGGAAATATTTTAACCATACCTTTTAGTAACTCTGCATTGTATAGTCATTGTTTATGAACTGAAATTCGATGCACATTATGCAGATGAAAGTCTCCAAGAAATATCTAGTGCATTTGGACCTACTGTTGGTGACAAAGTCATATCTGATGTTGCCACCGAGTGTGTTTGTTCATCTGGCATGGATGACAGGGTCAAGCTGAAAAATGTGACTAGTGGTACTGCTGTGCCATCTATAGTTGACCTAGTAGAACTGAGTCCTTCCACCAAGACACATGAAATCAACATGGTTGGTACTACAAATGATATTGACGAGAAGAGCCAGAATGAAAAATGTGATACAGGACTTACTTCGCATCAGAGAAATGAGATGCATATCACAGGCAACTTTGAAGAAAAGGAGCTGAACAAAGAGGTCATTGTAGATACCATTCCTCATGACGCCAATGTGATTTCCAGTACTGATATTCCTGAGGAAAATGAGCAGAATGAAGAAAGTATTGCAGGGAACAGTTCTGGCAAGATAGGTGCAGGGCAAAGAGTGAATAGTACCCAAGAATTCGAAGTGAATGTGGCCTCTAAAGAGAGCAATGTTACAAGTGTTATAGCGATGgctgaagaaaagaagcagGATGAGGTTGATGTGAAAATAAACCATGAGATAGAAGGGGCATGCAGCCTACAAGCTACTGGAGAAAATAATGCTCCTATTGAGACTAATGCAGGAACTGTCACAGATGATGTTGAGGACAAAATGCCTGATGAAGAAATTGTTACAGGCAGTATTAATGAGGAAAGGCTGGATAATGGAGAAGTGACCGAGGGCCTTGGTTCTCATGAGAATATTGTTGTACGTGGCTCGGATAATGTTGAAGGGAAGATGTATGAAGAGGCCAGGACAGGTCCCTTAGTAGACAAGTTTAGTTTGATTAACTCTACTGAGACTGTTGAGGAGAGGAAGGATGGAAAAACAAGTGCAGACCCTACTTCACATGAGACCAATGTGGCACACACCACGTATAGTGTTGATAAACACAATGAGGAGCAGGCTATGGAACCTACTTCCTGTATCAGTACCGTTGGTGGCATAGGCAATGCTGAAGACAAGCATAGTGAAGAAACCGCAGCAGATCCTAGTTCTGTTGAAAATGCAACCACTACACAAGTCACGGACACAGAGGATGCAGAAAATAGCGAGCAAAATGAAAACACTACCAGTACAGATCCTGCTTCTGATGAAGCACAAGTGGCACAGAACACAAATGTCGTCGCCATAGCGAGCTACTTAAACAATGGGATGGCCTACAAGGAAATGGTACGGGCTCAGACAAAAAAGTCATTCAAGGACCTCCTTGCCATGGAAACCAAAGACGAGAAGAAGGGGTTGCTCAGGCGCTGGTACCTAAAGATAACGTGTCGCTCTTGAAGCCAGGTTTGCCCAAAGCCTGTTCGGGGCAATAGGACTGCAACTCTCCTACTAGATTGCCTgtaaaaaagaaacacaagGTAAGGAAACAGCAATGGGTAtcgtttctttttctgctcAATCCATTTGCCATCATCAGTTATTGGGGCCAGAGCCTTCCACCCAACTCTGTTTATTTTCATATGGTCAGTATTCTGATGATACTCGATTGAATAGTCATATCAAGACAGTTGCTACAATACATGCTTTTTGATACCTCGATAGTAAACTTAGTTTGCCACATATATGCGGAAAAGCAAATCTACCTGTACATTCACCGGCTTGGGTTATCTAGGCCACACGTAGTTGGTTCTAGGGCACAGGGATGGTGGATCGGCGAGGATGGCGCGCGGGCGGGATTCGCAGCGGCCTTCCTTCGGGGACGAAGggtctgacaggtggggcccgtCTGTCAGCGGCTTGGTGTGCGTGCGCGTGGGCGGGCTTGGGCGCGCAGGCAGCTGGGCGGGGCCGCGTGTGGTTCGGGCGCGTCGGGTGACTCGGGACGGTTCGGCCCagtcggccgggccggtccgttttttccttttttttctttttttttcctttttcttatttcttttatagattttgattttgaactccaaatcaaaccaaataaccagaaaaattgtaaaatcatatttaaatatgattcaacttttggggcaataattccctcaaaataaaatatataaaaatacatttgtccTATAAATGACTTTGCGGCTTtataactaattaattaaaataGTTTTCTAACTCTAAATTAAATACTAGAGTATGGGCTGGCATAATAAATTCATTAGACCCTTTTATTGATAAACCATATTGGTTTGAAAACCAATCCTCAAATGGATGGAAAAGGCAAGATTCAAATAAAGGAAACTCCTTTCAAAGgcttttggaattcaaaaacAAGATTTTAAATGGGTTCAAAATGCAATAGTGGCATGATACTCATGAGTGCAATGCATATGCAAAGTTTAAAtctttgggatgttacagataCGGCAATTAGTCATTGAGAGCGCCCCTTCCCTTGAATTTTGTGTCATCTAAATTCGTCGTCCATGGATATGACTGTATCGATAATCTTGGCGCCTAAACTGGAGTCCTTTGGCTGTACCTACATGTGGGCCCGGCTTTTCTTACGTTCCGCATGCTGTGTTAAGGTATATTGCAACTTTCGAGCTTCTCAGTTTCCGACTCTTGTAAATTACACATATTCTTGGTCTAATGCACGTTATGTCTCTCATGCTTCACAAAGGAACTGCCGCGCACACTCAAGACTTTGTATCTCATGATGACTGCTACTAGTAATTTGAATGATACATTTATTGAGTTGATAAGACGCTTTCCGTGCTTGGAGAATCTGCACGTTTACTTGCGGGTGATGCTTATGAATTTGTAGTTCATTGTTTTTATCTCTTCTTTTGGTATACTTGCTCTAAGTGTTTCCTTTTCCATTAATATTTCAGGGCAGTCCACGTGGGCAAAAATATCATGGCGCCGTAATCTTCGGAATGCTGGCACATCTCTTTTAGTAGAAGAGTACCGGGGAAGAAAGTCGGACATTGACTTTGTCTCATTCTTTGTATTGACCAGTGCACTGCTACAGTTGATGACACTGTGGAGTTCTTGGAGAAAAAACGTGCCATGATTCGCCTGGAGACAAGGGCCTCATGGGCCCAAGTTCATTTCCATCTGATCATGCATGGGAGTGGTTCGGAATCAATCACTGATCCATTCGTGCAATATCCCTGATTCCCTGGTGAAGATTTTTGTACTTCCCAGCCTATATATCTCGGTCTGTACGTGTTTTGTGGAACCTTAATTTTGTTATGTTGTCCGTAGTACTTTAGTCGTTTGTATGAACATGGAACCTAGGGATTTGAAAACCTCCTTTCAAGGAGCAGGGAACCAACTTTGTCTTAACAATTCGGCCAAGTTTTTATTTCGTTGTCTGTTTACATTGcgctctctctcacacacacatacacacaaaaaGGAGGAACTAGGTGGGCAGGAAGGCTGATATTCTATTGACTACCCTGAAATGTACAGTGTATTGTCTTTTGCCGTGCGGA includes:
- the LOC106866486 gene encoding uncharacterized protein LOC106866486, whose product is MASGAAAASPEGRGREDACSVLLDVQAYVGAGKNASTARSKTSTGHTIEVTFCIVPPPALSHISVHCPDLQLPPDDLDMAPQAVATTDDLIVLRVPIDPLGRNYFQFNDYFVYRAHHQDPKLDLLPNPQPYWFRDQEIAILSCGPVTADGGNQYVVAALKSQPSFRLHLYRSKPGGETGSWTVQPVSVKKPLRDSVCPIPDTAKRLLYHVTTKVITLGGANGTVGWVDLWRGILLCDVLEESPKLRDIPLPLPAKGNWRRFLRDGERFVRDITVSQHKDSIKYVEMEIVPPRVVTTTSSPDPATYLEWVHHKECLPLLMPYVVPGRWKATTWSMPIPVTSWDDWHTECNAESQEFHISDPRHCELLQELMSSSGGHKEAKQATLSLGSLHMGYPAFSIDDDVVYLSCKAARRGLMGLVAAVDVRKKELRGVAKLDIKRNTCFMRSYIATEISKYLKTTDESLQEISSAFGPTVGDKVISDVATECVCSSGMDDRVKLKNVTSGTAVPSIVDLVELSPSTKTHEINMVGTTNDIDEKSQNEKCDTGLTSHQRNEMHITGNFEEKELNKEVIVDTIPHDANVISSTDIPEENEQNEESIAGNSSGKIGAGQRVNSTQEFEVNVASKESNVTSVIAMAEEKKQDEVDVKINHEIEGACSLQATGENNAPIETNAGTVTDDVEDKMPDEEIVTGSINEERLDNGEVTEGLGSHENIVVRGSDNVEGKMYEEARTGPLVDKFSLINSTETVEERKDGKTSADPTSHETNVAHTTYSVDKHNEEQAMEPTSCISTVGGIGNAEDKHSEETAADPSSVENATTTQVTDTEDAENSEQNENTTSTDPASDEAQVAQNTNVVAIASYLNNGMAYKEMVRAQTKKSFKDLLAMETKDEKKGLLRRWYLKITCRS